The Lonchura striata isolate bLonStr1 chromosome 25, bLonStr1.mat, whole genome shotgun sequence genomic sequence AAAGTACTTGCGGAAATCAATAGGAGAAGcctttttaattaaacaaaaatggAGAGATGTGGAAGCCCATGGGTCTACTGGGGAGAGGGCAACAATGCTCTCCTGCAGAGAAACACCTTAGCCTCTGGGCATTCCTCACAGCTCAGGGGGAGGAAAGAAGCTTCACCCATGGTGCTCCGCAGCACTATGTTAATTTGTCCCAGTTCTGTCTTCCCATTGGCCTATTGGTCTTTCCCACCCCTATCCATTCTAGAATATTCTCCCTTCCCTGTTATTCCATTGGCCTTTGTAACCCTACCTATCCACCCTGGCATTCTCTATTGGTCCCTTCCCAGAGTACCACCCCTGAGCCCTCAGACCATTGGATCCCTGATGCTCTTCTCCGCCCCCTCTTTCCCTGTATTTATACCCTGGGACGCTTGTTGAGTTAGGAATGGCTGAAGGAAAGTGACATTGACTCCATGCTCGGGTGGCATAAAGCGAGCTTTATTAGGAGCTTTATTAGGAGCTTTATTAGGAGCTATATTTTATAGACAGGATCATTCACCCAGAACCTGATTGGTTTTTAACAATGCCCCTTACATCACTGGTTAATTAGGAACAACGCCTTCTTTCCATAAACATCATGTACAGAAATTCCAAATGTTCACAAATACCAGGTGTGGGGATTAATGTAAGAattgttttcattcttttctctgagtgTTCTCACAACTTTCCCCAGGACGATGCCAGGGAAAGCTGTCTGTTTCTGACTAAACTGTCACATCCACATAGACTGTCCTTAGTCTTTGGCCCCCGGACTCCCTCAGCATTGCCTGAAATAAAGCATGTTGGAACTccatgcctggaccctcccaTACCTTCATTACCAAGCTGCTGTGTGTggatatgtgtgtgtgtgtgtctgtgtatcagtgtgtgtgtctgtgtgcatcTGTGTGTCGTGTCAGTGTGTCTTTGTGTGTCTatctgtgtttgtctgtgtgtgtgtgtgctggtgcTCTTGTGGCTCCTACCTGTTGACTTAAGACGCTCTTGGTGGCCCCCATCCACCACCACCACAGACCACAACAGAGAATCACCGAACCACGTGTCCTGGTCCAATACCCTCACTCCTTGAGGCCAAATCCTTCACCTGTTGTGAGATGCAAAATCATCTGAAGTGAGTATTTTCACTGACTTCTGAGAGAAATTTTTCCACAGGTACCTTATCTTGCACTGATTATGTCTGTGTCCATACCCTCTGCGCATATGCTATAGCAAATCTGGAAGTTAGGTTTAGGCTAAATGCTATTAAATTGCTAGTAAGTGTTCTTTCTCTCTTATATTGTTAAGTTTAAGACATCAATCAAGGTATACATTAAGTTACAGTACTGTTAAGTTTAAGTGTTTTTAAGCTTTAGGCCCCATTCCTTTTCATCCTTGTTTACATTTTTACACATAGACACACCCTCCCTCCCAggtattttcaattaatttctgttttgattgcctggtttttgtttggttttgttattgCTTGCTTCCTCCTTGTTGTGTCTTGTTTTGCCTTTGTTGTCCCCCCGTTGTCCCTAGTTGCCCTTTGTAAATAGAGTGATCCTGCCAAAGAATCTGTTGTGCTTTGTAGTTTAATATTCAATCAGACTTTTGTTCATACCCTTGCTGGTGATTTTTTGAGCAATCTCAAGCACACTCGTTCAGGACACTCTGGGAGTCCACACAAAGCAAGATTTAGTGGGATATCTCATTTGTGGAGTCTTGAAACAAAAGTGATCATTCAGTGTTTCAACAGCACACCCTGCCAGCACAGATATGCCCAAGATATATTCTTTAACTGGGGCAATTAACACCTTCATGACAAATGGGGTGGTGTCTCCTATTGTTGGAGAACCTTAGCTTGGAGGGTGGGGGTGGAACTGCCCCCCAAGACGCAGGTCTGGGAAGTCTCTTCATTAGCAGCAATATCGCCATGTAACGCAGTAACTTCTGCACCCGTATCCAGCAGAACTGACCATGCAGAGTTCCTCCAGATGCCAGTTCATAGTTAGAGTAACATGGGGGCATCATGATTAACAACCTGCTCCCAAAGAGGGGCTGCAATGCTGCCATTTGAGGGGACCCGTTaacctgctgctcctgctaCTTTGGCATCTGTCAGGAGTTGTGGAGATCTGTGGTGGCAGgtggggtggtgggggggatTACTTCTTCTGGCAGATGTGAACTTCTGCCAACAGCGAAACATTTCTGATGTTGCAATTCCATTTATTTCTGACTGTGGAACAGCGGCTTGCACACAGTCTTTCCACATTTGTTTCCTTGTTTCCCATGAGGTGattcttttcagctttgctgGACTATCCTTTCTCACTACCTGCACAGCCAGCTATGGGGTCACAGCTCCAGTATCCTTCCAGGCATTTGTTAAGGCACTTACTGTGGGAATTGGCCTATGTGTGACTTGGAATCAGCCAGACTTTACTCCAAAAGAACCAGGCGTTAGTTTCAAGCCTTAACTTAGGTGAGCCTGAGAGTTCCCCCATAAGCCTTTGGTGTGATTACATTAAGTTGTCCATGTTCTGCTCCCCTATTGGTTACTTATTTCCCCTATATGGTCATAGTTCTAGATTGTTCCACCCCCAAGTGTATATATTGTTGCTTTCTCCTTGTTTTGGGTCTTTGGATCCTGCCCCTTGTACCGCGCTTGACTTCTCCatatttgttggtttttttcaccCTTTATTAAAGTTACTTTTTGGGCATCTTCATTGAAcctgctgcttttcatttttgccACCCTCACCCTAAAGTCAGGGAACCAGAAAGGCTTGTTGCAGCCACCCGTCACTGTGACAAGTTATGTTGTACCATATGTGACTGTTGGTTTCAATTCATTGGGTACCCCCTTCACAAACTGCATTTTGACACTTCTCATTAGTGCCTATTCATCAGGATCAGATCCTGTGGTCAGGGCATGAGCTGCTCCCATCTGCTGCAGCAAACAAGTATCTTCATCCATTGTGCACCAGGTCCCAAGGGAGCTCACTACTCAGCAGGATGTGTTTTCTGTCCAAACCACCCCACACAGTGAGACACAGTGTAGGCACAAGCAGAATCGTGTCCCTCAGGACCCCTGATATTCCATAGCTGAACACACCCCTGTGTTTCACTCTTCCATCACTCCAGGGAGGCCCAGGGTTCTGATCTGAGCCTGCCATGTCCCCCCAGAACAACACCTTTCTCCCTGGTAGCTGGAGACAACATAGGGAGAGACAAAGACCACACAGAGGCACAGGCTGGGATGCAGCAAAACTTTAATGAGttagaagaagaaaagcaggtcCTCTGAGTGAGCATGGCAGTGCAGAGAGCACCAGGGGGATGTAGGAGACTCTGTCCCTTGGCCATGGTGCAGTTCACACCTTGGATGTGGCTTAGCCACTGATCACAGCCCAGGGGAGGACATGAGAATAGACACAAGAAAGATCAGGAGGGAAACAGGCAAGTTAGACAAAGGCCATGGTTTGAGAGCACAGAAATAGCTCTTCCCAAATGCCATGGATGCTCAGTGCCTCCAAGTGACCATGTTTAGTCCATTTCCATCTTCTTGGTGCTGGGGTGTCTTTCAGTGGGGCAGTCACCAGCAGCTTTAGCAGATCCTGTTACAGTAGCGGTTGGTGATACAGGAGATGTCAAAGCCCCCAGAGTTGATGGGCACTCCCTGAGAGCTGAGGATGCTGCCAACGGCAGCAGAGGTGGAGGATCCCACGGTGGTGttctgtgggaaggagctgaggatggggcCGGGCAGGGTCACCACCACGGACGAGGGCTCGATGACGATggtggagtcctggcactgcctgacacagcACTCATTGCAGCTGTTGGCCAGTGGGGTGGGGCCGCAGGGCGGGTAGCAGGGGTTGCAGGGTGGGTAGCAGGGGTTGCAGGGTGGGTAGCAAGGGGGGCAAGGCTGGCAGCTGGACATGGCTCTGAATCACAGGTGCAcctgggagagaagaaaaagaaaagatggggATGGTTAAGGAGCCACCTTTCCACCCACCACAAGGGAGCCAAGACACAGCCTGGCCTGGGAGATGCAGCCAGTGCAGGAACAACCACATGACTCTTTGCTTGGTCCCCACTTTTTAGTCAAGAGTGTTGCAGTGTGATTTCATGGTTTATCCCAGAACCCCGGTTTCTCCCCTGAAGGTGTCCTCCCAGGTGTCTCAATCACTCCTTCTTTTGCCACCCTGACCCCTCCCAGCACTATCTGTCACTCCTGGCACTCCAGAAATGATTGGGCTGATTCAAAAATGCCCTCCACCCCCAGGGAGCATTGGGCCATCCAGGTGTCCTTTGTTCCTTGAGACCTCCTCTCCCATACCTAGTTTGTGGGCTCCCTATCCCTTCTGCCGTGCCTCCCCCAGTATAAAAGAGGGGAGTATAAACCACGCTGTCTGGGAGTTCTGATGGAGCAGTGATAGGATTCAGAGTtctgcttggagctgctgctaCATTCAGAGGCCTGCGGGCCAGAATAAAAACTGTGGATTGAACCCTCCATCAGAACCAACTCCTTTCCTTCACCATAGCCTTAAAAGCCTCTCCAACAGTGGGAAACCTGAGGAGCAGACCCCTGCAAGGGAAGCTCCATCCTGCCACCTGAGCTTTGGCATGTCTGAACTTGTCTGCACGTGCCCAGCTGCAGCATTCAGCTAGCCAAAAGTGTCTGGGGTAAAACACCACAGTTGCCACCATTTGGTCCAGCAGCAGGGGCCAGACAAGCCAGGGCACATCCTGTTCCTCATATTGCAGCCACCAGTACAAGAAAATAAGAGTTCCCCCAGCCTAGACACAGCCTCTCTTCACACCAAACCGTCTCTCCACCTCCCTCCCCAAACAGGCAGCCCCAAGCCCAGTATAAGACAGAGCTTCCAACTCACTTGCTTCCAAAGGAGAAGAAGGACAGTGAAGTGGATGAGAGAGTGAAAAGATGGCATGCCTTTTATACTGGTCCTGCACTGCCCCAGGTCCAGAGGAAGTCTCTCTGGAAACAATAATTTTCTGAGAAGCCCATTTCAAGTGCAAAACACTCCAATTAATGATATgggctgtgttttgttttcctgtatgGCCGCATTTTCATTGCCTTCTTTGGCCACACACGTTTCTCC encodes the following:
- the LOC110483206 gene encoding feather keratin Cos1-1/Cos1-3/Cos2-1, translating into MSSCQPCPPCYPPCNPCYPPCNPCYPPCGPTPLANSCNECCVRQCQDSTIVIEPSSVVVTLPGPILSSFPQNTTVGSSTSAAVGSILSSQGVPINSGGFDISCITNRYCNRIC